A part of Nitrospirota bacterium genomic DNA contains:
- a CDS encoding dihydroorotate dehydrogenase, producing the protein MMKPDLSTEIAGIKLRNPVMLASGTAGYGEDISKYCDLNRIGAIIVKGIALKASHGNPPPRICETPAGMLNAIGLPNVGVKSFIDERVPFLRQFDTKVIVNIFGSTVDEYGEVAGALNGVAGVHGLEANISCPNVKEGGIAFGTDLDTTRRVVSRIRKSTTLPLIIKLSPNVTDITSFAKACEDEGADAVSLINTLIGMSIDTATWRPRLANITGGLSGPAIRPVAVRMVWQVCNTVKIPVIGMGGITDSRDALEFLLAGASAIAVGTANFLNPSTAIEIADGLSLYMEERNISRLNHLIGKVKIPGRQL; encoded by the coding sequence ATGATGAAACCTGATTTATCAACAGAAATAGCAGGAATTAAACTTAGAAATCCTGTTATGCTTGCCTCAGGCACTGCTGGATATGGTGAAGACATATCAAAGTATTGTGACCTGAACAGGATAGGTGCAATTATCGTTAAAGGGATTGCCCTCAAGGCAAGTCATGGCAATCCGCCTCCCAGGATATGTGAGACTCCGGCCGGAATGCTGAATGCTATTGGATTACCCAATGTTGGTGTTAAGTCATTTATAGACGAGAGGGTCCCCTTTCTGCGTCAGTTTGATACAAAGGTAATAGTAAACATCTTCGGCTCTACTGTGGATGAGTATGGTGAGGTGGCAGGCGCCTTAAATGGCGTTGCCGGGGTGCATGGTTTGGAGGCCAATATATCCTGCCCAAACGTTAAAGAAGGGGGCATTGCATTCGGTACAGACCTCGATACAACGCGCCGTGTAGTAAGCAGGATACGGAAATCCACGACGCTCCCTCTGATAATAAAGCTGTCTCCAAATGTAACTGACATCACATCATTTGCAAAGGCCTGTGAGGACGAAGGGGCTGATGCGGTCTCACTCATAAACACACTGATCGGGATGTCAATTGATACAGCTACATGGAGACCCAGGCTCGCCAATATTACCGGAGGCTTGTCAGGTCCAGCGATAAGGCCAGTAGCAGTACGAATGGTGTGGCAGGTCTGCAATACGGTAAAGATTCCGGTAATCGGGATGGGTGGAATCACCGACAGCCGTGATGCCCTTGAGTTTCTGCTTGCAGGGGCTTCTGCAATAGCTGTGGGCACTGCGAACTTCCTTAATCCATCTACTGCAATAGAAATAGCTGATGGCTTGTCACTATATATGGAAGAGAGAAACATTTCCAGGCTTAACCATCTCATAGGCAAGGTTAAAATCCCCGGGCGGCAACTTTAA
- a CDS encoding SAM-dependent chlorinase/fluorinase has protein sequence MNIITLTSDFGLMDPFAGMMKGVIYSINNEVTIVDISHGVDSQDIFGASFIINASYRYFPCLTIHVVVVDPGVGSDRKAILVKASGHYFIGPDNGVLSSVIAGDTNSVIYEITEDRYFLRSAGNTFHGRDIFAPVAAWLSKGCDPANFGHVTTDYVSIEIPEPLLQNDTLTGEIIYIDRFGNLFTNLDYRDIDKQIKAGSASTPFIRLNQNELLLKKHYAEAGIAETAAVINSFGLIEIYTFMGNAAIKTGAKKGDTVSLGFK, from the coding sequence ATGAACATAATTACCCTCACTTCTGATTTTGGCCTCATGGACCCTTTTGCCGGCATGATGAAGGGTGTTATTTACTCCATAAATAATGAGGTTACAATAGTTGACATATCTCATGGAGTTGACAGCCAGGACATCTTTGGGGCTTCCTTTATCATAAATGCATCATACAGGTACTTTCCATGCCTGACCATCCACGTGGTTGTCGTGGACCCAGGGGTAGGATCAGACAGAAAAGCCATCCTTGTAAAGGCATCCGGACACTATTTTATAGGACCGGACAATGGGGTACTTTCTTCAGTTATAGCCGGGGACACCAATTCTGTAATATATGAAATTACTGAAGACAGATATTTTCTAAGAAGCGCCGGTAATACCTTTCACGGCAGGGATATCTTTGCACCTGTTGCCGCATGGTTATCAAAGGGCTGTGATCCGGCAAACTTTGGTCATGTAACTACTGATTACGTCAGTATTGAAATTCCTGAGCCCCTGTTGCAAAATGATACGCTGACAGGTGAAATCATTTATATTGACAGGTTTGGCAATCTCTTTACAAACCTTGATTACAGGGATATTGATAAACAGATTAAGGCCGGATCAGCTTCTACCCCGTTCATTAGATTAAATCAGAATGAATTGTTGTTAAAAAAACATTATGCAGAAGCAGGCATCGCTGAAACGGCTGCTGTCATAAACAGCTTTGGACTCATTGAAATATATACATTCATGGGGAATGCGGCAATAAAAACCGGGGCCAAAAAAGGCGATACAGTCAGTCTCGGCTTTAAATAG